The following are encoded together in the Notolabrus celidotus isolate fNotCel1 chromosome 9, fNotCel1.pri, whole genome shotgun sequence genome:
- the tars1 gene encoding threonine--tRNA ligase 1, cytoplasmic yields MADQTVVEKMSEMKVDEGKKGKPEGVKDGGKKKAKNAAGDAGGKAELSPPPEYIENRLTLYSKLKAEHDTLMAERAANNSRAIKVTLPDGKVVDAESWKTTPYQVACGISQGLADNTVIAKVNNGVWDLDRPLEDDCSLQLLKFDDEEAQAVYWHSSAHILGEAMERVYGGCLCYGPPIESGFYYDMFLENNEGVSSNDFPCLENLCKKIIKEKQPFERLEIKKETLLEMFKYNTFKCRILNEKVTTPTTTVYRCGPLIDLCRGPHVRHTGKIKALKVHKNSSTYWEGKADMETLQRIYGISFPDPKMLKEWEKFQEEAKNRDHRKLGREQDLFFFHDLSPGSCFFLPKGAFLYNTLIEFIRSEYRKRGFQEVVTPNIYNSKLWQTSGHWQHYSDNMFSFEAEKETFALKPMNCPGHCLMFDHRPRSWRELPLRMADFGVLHRNELSGALTGLTRVRRFQQDDAHIFCSMDQIEEEIKGCLDFLRTVYEVFGFTFKLNLSTRPEKFLGEPEIWEQAEKQLENSLNEFGEKWVLNPGDGAFYGPKIDIQIKDAIGRYHQCATIQLDFQLPIRFDLTFVSHDGDDKKRPVIIHRAILGSVERMIAILTENYGGKWPLWLSPRQVMVVPVGVAYEEYAQKVKQNFHDSGFMADVDLDPGCTLNKKIRNAQLAQYNFILVVGEKEMTSNTVNVRTRDNKVHGERSVEECIERLKHLKTSKSRNAEEEF; encoded by the exons ATGGCTGACCAGACTGTCGTGGAGAAGATGAGCGAAATGAAAGTGGACGAGGGGAAAAAG GGGAAACCTGAAGGCGTCAAAGATGGAGGAAAGAAGAAGGCTAAAAATGCTGCTGGGGACGCTGGAGGCAAGGCTGAG CTGTCACCTCCACCTGAGTACATTGAGAACCGTCTCACTTTGTACTCAAAGCTAAAAGCTGAGCATGACACCCTCATGGCAGAAAGAGCAGCGAATAATAGCCGAGCCATCAAGGTGACTCTCCCTGATGGAAAGGTGGTTGATGCCGAGTCATGGAAGACCACGCCATACCAGGTGGCCTGTGGAATCAG TCAAGGCCTTGCTGACAACACTGTGATTGCTAAAGTGAACAACGGTGTGTGGGACCTGGACAGACCTCTGGAGGATGACTGCAGCTTGCAGTTGCTCAAGTTTGATGATGAGGAGGCTCAAGCA GTTTACTGGCACTCCAGTGCTCACATCCTGGGTGAAGCCATGGAGAGAGTGTATGGAGGCTGCCTCTGCTACGGTCCCCCCATCGAGAGCGGCTTCTACTACGACATGTTCCTGGAGAACAATGA GGGCGTATCGAGCAATGACTTCCCATGTCTGGAGAACTTGTGCAAGAAAATTATCAAGGAGAAGCAGCCCTTTGAGAGACTGGAGATAAAGAAGGAGACTCTTTTGGAAATGTTCAAG TACAACACCTTCAAGTGCCGCATTCTGAATGAGAAGGTTACCACACCCACCACCACAGTTTACAG ATGTGGTCCCTTAATTGACCTGTGTCGGGGTCCCCATGTGAGACATACTGGAAAAATCAAGGCACTTAAAGTCCACAAG AATTCCTCTACATACTGGGAGGGAAAAGCAGACATGGAAACCCTGCAGAGGATCTATGGAATCTCCTTCCCTGACCCCAAAATGCTCAAAGAATGGGAGAAGTTTCAGGAGGAGGCCAAGAACAGAGATCACCGCAAACTGGGACGG GAGCAGGACCTGTTCTTCTTCCATGACTTGAGTCCTGGCAGCTGCTTCTTCCTGCCCAAGGGAGCTTTCCTCTACAACACACTGATTGAGTTCATCAGA AGTGAGTACAGGAAGAGGGGTTTCCAGGAGGTGGTGACGCCCAACATCTACAACAGCAAGCTCTGGCAGACGTCCGGCCACTGGCAGCACTACAGTGATAACATGTTCTCCTTCGAGGCGGAGAAGGAGACCTTCGCCCTCAAACCTATGAACTGCCCAGGACACTG tctgATGTTTGATCACCGGCCACGCTCCTGGAGAGAGTTACCGCTCCGCATGGCCGACTTTGGCGTCCTGCACAGGAACGAGCTGTCGGGAGCCCTGACAGGTCTCACTCGTGTCCGCCGCTTCCAGCAGGATGATGCTCACATCTTCTGCTCCATGGATCAG ATTGAAGAGGAGATCAAGGGCTGTCTGGACTTCTTGAGGACCGTGTACGAAGTGTTCGGCTTCACTTTCAAACTCAACCTGTCCACAAGACCGGAGAAGTTCTTGGGGGAACCTGAGATCTGGGAACAAGCAGAAAAG caACTGGAGAACAGCTTGAATGAGTTTGGGGAGAAATGGGTTCTCAACCCTGGTGACGGGGCTTTTTATGGACCAAAG ATTGACATTCAGATCAAGGACGCCATCGGTCGGTATCATCAATGCGCCACCATCCAGCTCGATTTCCAGCTTCCGATCCGCTTTGATCTCACCTTTGTCAG CCACGACGGTGACGACAAGAAGAGGCCAGTGATCATCCACAGAGCCATCCTGGGATCAGTGGAGAGGATGATTGCTATCCTGACGGAGAACTACGGAGGCAAATG GCCACTGTGGCTCTCTCCTCGCCAGGTGATGGTCGTACCTGTGGGAGTGGCCTATGAGGAGTACGCTCAGAAG GTCAAGCAGAATTTCCATGACAGCGGCTTCATGGCTGACGTGGATCTGGACCCTGGCTGCACTCTGAACAAAAAGATAAGAAATGCACAGTTGGCGCAGTACAACTTCATCCTGG TGGtgggagagaaggagatgacCAGCAACACTGTAAACGTACGCACCCGAGATAACAAAGTCCACGGTGAGCGCAGTGTGGAGGAGTGTATCGAGCGCCTGAAACACCTCAAGACCTCCAAGAGCAGAAACGCTGAAGAGGAATTCTGA